In Labrus mixtus chromosome 13, fLabMix1.1, whole genome shotgun sequence, a single genomic region encodes these proteins:
- the LOC132987083 gene encoding endoribonuclease YbeY-like, with translation MGVVLRNLQKVVPLRRARLRRDVDMLRHILGVQKFDLGIICVDNQRMQQINNTYRKKNVSTDVLSFPFYEDLRPGKLPCSLHRDELNLGDIFLGVEFVMKQCKEESMDLHGALTVVTAHGICHLLGYRHETEEEWTEMLQRESYILSEYNRLTGRHLEPLTKRCSHDR, from the exons ATGGGAGTCGTACTCCGGAACCTCCAAAAGGTGGTGCCTCTGCGCCGCGCCAGACTGCGCAGAGACGTGGACATGCTGAGGCACATTCTGGGCGTCCAGAAATTTGACCTGGGCATCATCTGTGTGGATAACCAAAGGATGCAGCAAATAAATAACACAtacaggaagaaaaatgtgTCTACGGATGTACTATCATTTCCATTCTATGAG gaCCTGAGACCGGGTAAACTGCCTTGCTCTCTTCATAGAGATGAGCTGAACCTTGGGGACATTTTCTTAGGGGTGGAGTTCGTGATGAAGCAGTGTAAGGAGGAGTCAATGGATCTGCATGGAGCCCTCACC GTTGTCACTGCACACGGCATCTGTCACTTGTTGGGCTACAGACACGAGACCGAGGAAGAGTGGACTGAG ATGCTGCAGAGGGAAAGCTACATTCTGAGTGAGTACAACAGACTCACAGGGAGACATCTGGAGCCACTGACCAAGAGGTGCTCTCACGACAGGTGA